CCTTACGCAGCGCCGCTTGCCAGTTATTCGGATTGGACGGGTTATCATTCATTGCCTCGTTGACTACATCCCAGGAGATGACCCGGCCCCCGAAATGCTCCATAACTCCCTTGATGTGCGCTCTCAGGTTAGCGAGTGCTTCGTCACGCCCCAGGGGAACGCTTTTGCCTGCTCCATCCGATGACGTATTCATCCATGCAGGAGACTGCTGATGCCAGACCAGGACATGCCCGTGCATCTTCATGCCTTCGGCAAGCACCTTGTTCACCATCGCATCCGCCGCTGTAAAAGTGAAATTGCCCTTGGTCGGCTGCAGCGCATCCGGCTTCATGGCATTGCCTGCGGTAGCAGCATTGTGATGCATTTTCAGCAGGTCCAGCCGCACACCCTCCAGATCCTCGGCGGATAACGCGTTGCCGATCAGGAAGTCATTTTGATAGGCTGTTTTTAGCGGAGTCAGATCTCTCTGAATATCCACCGGAGCGGTACCGGTATGCTCGAAATTAATATCATCGATATAAAAGGAAGCGGTTGCATTATTGGAACTCTCAATGTACAGGGTCAGATGTTCGCCGCCCACGCTGTTATAGCGGTAGCTGCCCTCATATTTCACCCAGCCGTCAGCCGTACTAATCGTCTTGGGAGACAGCGCCACATAGCTCGCTCCTGTATCGTTACCCACCTGCGTGGACAGCTGGAGCTGCGCACTCGCCGGTTCGATCAGCTTCACCCAGGCAGACAGGGTATATTCGCTGCCCTTGTCCACGTACTTCTCCACACGCAGGGAAGGCCCGTGCCAGGTATTGCTTCTGCCCTCAACCTTCAGGGAATATGAACCGCCCTCGGTATGATTCGCTTCATTCGTTACGGTAAGCGTCTCGGTTCCGGCTCTGCCGGTGAACCCGCCCAATTCCTGATCTTCAAAAGTAATCTTGCTGAACGGCAAAGCCGGTTCACGCACGGGCTCTTCCCCGCCGCCCGGAGCGGAATCTGTCGTGATCAGAAGATCGCCAAGGTAGAAAGGTACTGTGGCTCCCTTGTCGTTGGAGTTGATGCGCAAGGAATGGTCTCTCTTAGTAGAGTCCGTGGCACTCGTGTCCACTGTAAATGTCTTCGTCAGTGTGACCGATTGCCCTGCCACATAGGGTGTTGCTGCATAATTCCCGTAGCTGTTCACTGTCTGCAGCGCTGCCTCTGCTCCCTCTGGGAGCGTCACCTTTGCGTCAACGTAGACAACAGCCGTTACGGTGTACGTTTTTCCATGCTGGAGACCGAGATCGGTGAATTTGAAATCAACTCCATCCCAGTTATCCTTCCGGTTGTTTACGTATAACGCTGCACCATCGGCATTCCCTGCAAAAGGAACCTCCTTCACCGCACTCAGGCTGGCTCCCCCCGATTGGCTCGTCTTACCTGCCCCATTCGCGAACGTCTCGTGATATACCGTGGTCTGCGCCTCAGCTGCCTCCGCCGCCGGAAGATACCCGCCTGCCGGAAGAAGCAGAAGGGCTGCCAGCAGCACCAGAGAGACTTGCTTGATTATTCTCTTCATGCATTGCACTCCTCTGTATGAATTTGGGTTTCAATGAGTTAAGCGCTTACAGTTAATATGGAAGCCTCCCCCTTCACCACCCAAATCGTAGCATACGAACCCAAATGCGTCTTATCTGAAATTAAAGGTTGTACCGTGCTTTTTATAGATGATTTCATTTGTAAGCCACCAACTAGAATCAAAAAAGAGCAGCTACTCTCCGGTTGCTGAGAATCACTGCCCTTCACTGTTATTCAAACGTATTGATTATATTAAGATACGTTTAGTTCTCATTGCTATCTTTTATCCTGCTTATCCCGATTGGACCTTCTGTATAGACAAAGGAGGTGTTATCATCTCCGTCGACCGTTCGGGAATATTTCACCCCCGCCTTGATCTGCTCCAGCTCCTGCTCATACCTAAGGATCGCACTGTCGACTCTCTCCTGAGACCAGCCCGGGGCGCCAACTATGGACTGCAAATTTATTTTCTCCTGATCCAGCCATTTCGAATACTCTTCAGCGGTCCACCAGACGATCACCGGATTATTCTTCTGATATTCACTTTCCTGAACCCAGGTCACACCGCCATCCTCGCTGATGCTTATGAGTCCCGTATCCTCGTCCGTTGCAGATAACGTAATGGCACTCTCATTCGTTACACCCGCAGCTTCATGGTTCGGAATTGCGGCAGCATCTGCGGCAAATACAGCAGGTACACCAATAATGAATGCCAGCGCCAAACCGATCCCGGCTACCGTAGTCTTTTTTATTCTCATGATTGATTCAATCCTTTCTTCCATCACATTTTTACTGAAGTGGTTGAACAAAAAGGTGAGTCTGCCTCTGTTCTCTTCCATCCCTATAAGCGTCATCGCGTAGGCGGATCTGGTATGTTCACCTAAGCCCTTAATCACCGCTTCGTCACAAGACAGTTCGATATCACGATTAGCCAGCACAACCATTACCCAAATCAGAGGGTTGAACCAGTGGACCGATAGGGTGAGGACCAGTACAAGCTTGCTCACTGCATCAAAACGCCGGATATGCACGAATTCATGTGCAAGGATGTATCTCATTTGGGCTTCGTCGGTCCAGTCCATTGCCTTGGGCAGCAGAATAACAGGACGCAATACTCCATAGGTCAGCGGAGAGCGGATTCTGTCGCTTTGCCTGATTTCAACTGTCCGCCGGGTACGGTATAGATTCAGCCAATGCGCAGAACATTCCTTGGGCACGGGTAGGGACATTGCAAATTCTCTGCGGCATTTCAGGTAAGTCCTAAAGAAATACGCTGCAAAGACAAACATTCCTGCCAGCCATAGAATCATATACATCGAAATAGAAGCAAGCGGTGTGTCAGTTGCCATCTTGAGTACCATAATGTTGTCCCTGTCCAAGCTGTTAGCCAATACAGGCACAATGACTTCCTTTGTACCAAGCATCGTCTGCTTCAGCCAGTTAACCCCTGCGTACACGTTGAACGGCGAGGCCACCGAGAACGGCACGAACAGGTGGATAATTACAATTGCCCATAATATAGAAAAAGTCCTCCTGGGTAATTTGTACAAAGCAAGCGCCCGTATTGTGATAATTGCTAAGATCATAACCGCTGCCGTTAAGCTTTTATCATAGATATAGATCCCCATATCCCCTACCTCATTCCAGCTCATTAACAAGCCGTTTTAGCCTTTGAACTTCTTCAGTCGATAAATTTCGCTTGTTCAATAAAGCAGCAAACAGCAAATCAACCGAGCCGTCAAATATTTTGTTCACAAGCTCCTCGGTCTCCTGCTGCTGCACCTGTTCTCTAGCCAAGACTGCCCTGCACTGAAAATTAGGTTCAATTCGTTCAATGGCCCCTTTTTCAATACATTTTTTGATCACAGTGTACGTGGTATTCTTGTTCCAGCCTACCTGTTCTTTCAAGATACCGGCAAGCTGCTTGGCGGTTAGCACTCCTTCTTTCCATAACACATCCATTACCTTGAGTTCAGAATCGTAAAGTTTAATAATCACATGCCTCCTCCCCCTCATACTACTACAGTAGTCTGAATTGATTCTATACTATCACAGTAGTCTATAAAAGTAAAACTATTCCACTCGTCTGTTAAATGGATTTCTTTATCCTGTAAAGTAGAAACGGATACCGCCCTTCAAAAGGACGGTATCCGTTCCAGCGAGAAAGATGAGGTTATCTCACCGATAACCCGCTCTTTGGGTGTTGTTGTCTCATCCTATGCTAGATCAGCTTGTGCGCATACCACTTCTTGCCCCGGAAGCGCCACAGGAATACTGCTCCGCGGACCGCCCACTCGCAGTTCATCGCCAGCCATACCCCCAGCACCCCGTAGCCCAGTACAATCCCGAGAATGTAGCCGAACACCACCCGGAACAGCCACATGGTCAGCATTGAAGCAATTGAGGTGAAGCGGGAATCACCCGCTGCCCGCAGCGCGGACGGCAGAATGAAGCTGAAGGCCCAGAGCGGAATCTGGGCAATTGCATTGACCAGCAGCACCACGAACAGATCGTCGATAATCTCCGCAGGCGGGGAGAAAATAGACACCAGCGGGTGGAACAGCGGCATCAGGATCAAAGCCACCAGGGCGTAAGAGGCAGAACCGATCCACAGGAAGGACTTAATGAACTTACGGGCATCCGCCACATCCCCCCGTCCGATACACTGGCCGACCACGGTCACAATCGTCAGCGACAGCGCACTGGCCGGAATCTGAAAGACCATCGCCAGTGATCCGGCAATCGCATTCGTGGCGATGGCATACGTGCCCAGACTGACAATGAAGATCTGCGTCAGCAGCTTGCCGCCGTTGAAGAACATCTGCTCTGCGGCGAACGGTACGCCGATGAACATGATTTTGCGCAGCATCGTAAGCGGAACATGGAACAGGTCGCGAAACTGCACACGCAGCACCGAATCGAACTTGAACAGATAGATCAGGGCACAGGCCATCCCCACATAACGCGCAATATTGACCGCAAGTGTCATGCCCAGCACACCCATGTCCAGCAGGTTAATAAAGACGACGTTGAGGATAACGTACAGCACATTCATAATCAGCGACAGCATCAGCGAAGCCCGCGTCCGGCCCACGCCCCGCAGTGCACCGCATACGGCCTGAACCACGGCAATCCCCAGATACGAAATACTGCTGCCGATCATATAGACCCGGGCATTGTCCAGCACATCGGCAGAGGCCGTCCCGAACAGCAGATTCAGAATGGGCGTATGGAAGGACATCAGCAGCAGACCGATACCCACAGCAAGCAGCGAGACGGAGGTTACCGAGCCGGCTGTAGCCTGGGAGACCATGCGGTCGTTCCTGCTTCCTTTGTACTGTGCAACCACCACCGTCCCCCCGGTCGCAATCGCCACAAATACATTGATCAGAAAAATATTCAGGGAATCCACCATATTCACCGCGCTGACCGCCGCCATCCCTGACGAGCTGATCATCGCAGTGTTGACCAGATTCAGTCCGATAATGAAGGCCTGGTCAATGAGAATAGGCAGAAACAAGGCGATAATTTGCCGGTAATCCATGCTGTCCCCGGACAGATATTTTTCCAGCCATTTCTTGGCCGGCTCAGGAGCTTGAAGCTGCATACATTGATCACATTCTTTTCTGTAGAATAATTGCAGGCGTACAATACATTCCTTCCAGTTTACTACAGATTCCGCTCCAAGTCTGTGTTATATATGGATTTCCTCCAGATTGCCGGATAACATTCCCTGCTCCCTAAGTAAAATCCTGGGTCAGGCCGAAATATAGAATGAGAGGATTTACATTCGGAAGGAGGAGCCTATTATGAACAATGAGATTGTTAAAAGTCTGATCCAGCAGGTAACGGAAGAAGTGTTATCCGAGCACCAAGCTGCCTTGGAGCAGAGTGGAAACAGCCAGGCCAGCATTCAACTAGCTGTGCAATTATCCGCCGTTACCACCCTTAAGATCCTTGAAAAGCTTGAGCTCATCGATAAGGATTAACCGCACAGCCTGCCTGTGCTACATACCCGTAGGGCACTACGCGCAAAAAACCCGCAGGAAAAATTTTCCTCCTGCGGGGTTTTGTGTGATTGTGGCGGATTTAGGTGCACTTGTGCTCCTCATTTACGCTTCAGGCCGGCTTTTGGAAAATTCAGGTGCACTTGTGCTCCTCATTCTGACGGCTAAGAGGGATTTATCCCTTTTATTTTAGCTCATCATCCACTTTTATCCGCATCAATGGGATTTATCCCTCTCATTTTCGCTCACCGCCCACTTTCAGCTAAATCAATGGGATTTATCCCTTTGATTTCGGCCCATCGCCCATTTCCAGCTTTTTCAGAGGGATTTATCCCTTTCATTCTGGCTACCAACCTACACATGGCCTACTTCCCCGGTACGTTCGCTCCCAGTAAAATCAAAATTACTTTTCTAAGCCGCCTTCACTACATTATAATTTATACTGCTGTGCCTCCAGCTCCCGTGTGAGCTCAAGCGCTTCAATACCGGCCAGCAGCACTATACCGATTCCGTGAGTATCGTTGAGCTGCCAGGTGAGCTGTTCTTTGTAATATAGTTTGTTGAAGGAATAGCCCGAGCCCCGGCAGACGCCGTAGACATTCCCCTGATAATCGATGCAGTATTCGGCCAGCGCCGTCCAGCCGCGTAACGCTGCATCCGTATAAGGATACGGCTCAGTCAGCCAGCCTCTACGCACGCCGCGCGCAAAAGCATACACAAACATCGAAGAACAGGATGCCTCCGCATAAGAATCGGGATCAGTCAGCACCTGATGCCATAATCCTGCGGCGTCCTGCAGCCGTAAATACCCTTCGCACAGCTGCCGGTAATACTCTAGCAGTTCTTCCCGCTGCGGATGCTGCTCCGGCAGTACCTCCAGCAGCTCAGTCAGCGAGAACAGCACCCATCCGTTGCCTCTCCCCCAGGCTACACCGTTCGGCTTGCTGAATTTGTAGTCATACACATGATGCATAATGCCAAGCTCCGGCTGGAACAGCCGATTGCGGTAATGGAGAAATTGCGACACTGCATCATCCAGATAAGCGGAATCACCCGTCAGCAGATAATACCTGCTCAGGAACGGAGTGCTCATATACAGATCATCGCACCACATTGTTCCCTGCATGAAGTCAGTAGTGCCCCGTGTACGGTAGAGCGCCCCTTCCTTATCGCGGGACTGCTCCTCAGTAATATACCGGGCGATATACGCCGCTGTATCAGGCGCTCCGTGCAGCGGCTGTTCGGCATGGGCAGCGAGCATCGTCGCACCGAAGGAGCCGCAGTCATCCAGTGAGTCCATGAGCGCCAGCTGCTGGTTGATCCCCGGAGCACCATAGCGGCTGCGGTCCCAGAGCGAATAAGCATGAAGCCGGGTACACTGCTCAATATGTCCTCTGGCATAAGCGGAATAATGAGGATCGCCCAGAGCCTGACCTGTTCGCAGCAGACCATACAGGGTTACCCCGAGCGGATAATTCCAGCGGCCGTACAGCGCACTCTCCAGATAGGGCCTGACTGCGCCGCCAGGACGGTCCACTCTCCAAAAGCATTCCTCCGCCCCTTCGCCGAAGGGAGCATTCATAGAAGCTGCCTCCATAGGCTGCGGTGCCGCCGATTGCAGAAACGGACCCAGGTACAGCCATGGCCCGGTCTGCCCTTCCACCGGGTAAGGACTCACCAGCTTCAATGTGCCGATGGAGCTTAAAGCGGCACAAGAGCTATCTTCCGTGTCCCCCGCCTGGACACGGGGAACTGCTTCCGCCGCTTCCAGGCGGAAGCCCCAACCGGGGCCGCCGCACACGGCCTCGACCAGCAGGTCATGGCTGCCGAAGCTTAGCGGCAGCATACACTCAAGGCCGGCACTCTCTTCGGGCTGGATGGCGGCTAGCCTGCCATCCACGTAGACCTTGAGTGCCGCTACATCCCGGCTGCGGAGGGACAGCCGGACGTCCATTCCGCCCGGCGCGCTCACCGCCAGCCTGCTCCAGGCCAGCGCCTTCGCGCCGGGCTCCGCGCCGAGCACGCGCGCGAGGTTCCCGCGCGGCGCCGCGTCATCCGGCCATCCGGCCGCCGGATACCAGACACAACGGGCCGCCAGCGCAGCTTCGGCGGCCTCCGCAGCTTCGCCGCAGCGGACGCGCTGCGAAGGCTCCGCGCGGCGCGCCGCAGCCTCTCCCGCTGGAGCGCCGCCGCCCTCCGGCTGCAGCGTCCATCTGCTCTGCTGCGGCGCGCTGTAGATCCAGCCCTCGCAGCCGCTGCGCTCCGCGGCCGGGGCCAGAAAATGCAGCGGCGCGCCCTTCACGCTCCCGGTGCCAAAAATCCCGCCGCAGCCGGTGCCGACGGCGGTGCATTCCAGCAGGAAGTGATTCCAGCCTGCCTTCAGTCCGGTACGAAAGAACGCCTTGCGGTCCGGGAACACATCATCGTTCAGATTGGACGCGAACACGGCAACGCCATTGACATATACCGTCACCGGACCGAAGCAGCTGAGAGCGAGCGGTATTTCGCTGTCTGCATCGCTCCACAGCTTCCCCCAGGCATAGACAAATTCCCCTTCCTTCAGTTCAGGCAGCCGCTCCTTCAGGTTCAGCCGGTACCGGCAATCCGCCAGCCGCGGAAAGCTGTTCGTAAGGTGCACGCGGTAGACCGGAGGCTGCGGCGGATTCGCACCTATATAGCGGTTCGCTATAACGGCAAGCATCGCTTCCGTATCGTCTCCGGCTGTACGGACGATAGAGTGTCGCGGATGAAAATAGGCAGGAACGCTAGCCTGCGCAACCTCACCTCTGCTGCCCGGCGGGCTACTTTTCACGGTACTCTTCACAGAATCCGCTCTCAATGCACTATCCTGCACGGCATCAGTATTCACCGACTCCGCTCTCAATGCAGCACCCTTCACGGCATGCCCTTCCTCGGTACTCAACACCGCCTTCTCGTCCCCAGTCCCCATCACAGCGCCACCTCACCGCCGGGGTACAGGGTGGAGCTGTACAGCCGTTTGGGCTGGGGCAGCTGCTGCCCGGGGTGGACCGCTTGCAGCGGGAATGCTTCACCGGCATAGACGGCGGCCAGCTCATCCGTATAAATAATGACCTGCTCCGTTCCGCTGCCCAGCAGATCCCCGTGAACGGCGTAGCCCTGCTCGGAGAACTCGGCAACGATATTCATATAGCCGTCATAGAGCGCAGGAAGCACGGCTTCCCCCCGGCGGTACGCCAGAATATAGTCCGGTGCCTCCGGCCAGAACCGGCTGACGGCTTCGACAATGGTAAGCCATCCGTCAGTGGTGCGCTCTTCCTTCCACAGCTCGCAGCCGGATGCGTCCAGCAGGAACATGGCATCCCTGCCCCGCAGGCCCTTGCCGTCGTCCTCGCGGACCAGGCGGTCAAGGCCCGCAATCTGCAGGCCGGGCAGGTCCGGGCGGAACCGCCCGAGCGCCAGATGCTGCGACTCGACAGAGCCTTCGTACCGCCACAGCTCGCGTCCATCACGGCCGTACATCACCGTCACACTGCCGCCGATGACCAGCTCCGGCACCCCGTCCCCGTTCACATCGCCGACCCACAGGCAATCCGCGTGATCCTCCAGATCCTTGCAGCTCCATAGCAGCTTGCCCTCCGCGCTCAGCAGATCATATCCGGCCATAACTTCATCGCGCCCGTCTCCGTCCAGATCGTACACCCAGGGATAATGCCCCACATTGCCCTGATGGGTCCAGAGCAGCCGGAAGTTCCGGTCCAGCGCCCACAGCTGATGGTAGCGGTCTTTGAGAATGATGTCGGAAGGATAGTCCCCGCCTGACAGGTTGGCAATAATGATGCAGTCATGGGCCTCCTTCGCCGGCAGCGGATGAACCGCTTTGACCTTGCCCGTTGCCCCCTCCAGAATATACAGCTGGTCCTTCATCACACACAGCACCTCCAGAGCGCCGTCACCATCGATATCGGCAATCTGCGCCGGATAATCGGAGCCTTGGCTGCCTGCGCCCGGGTCCGGCGTTCCCGTCTGCCACAGCAGACGGCCGTCCAGATTGTAAGCCGTCAGGCACTGCACCTGATGCGGAATATAACGGACATCCTGGCGGTTATCCGGCTGCACCAGCAGCAGTTCGGCCCGGCCGTCCCCGTCCAGATCGCCGAGCAGCATTTTGCATCTTGGACCGGCGGCGGAGATATCCAGCCCGGCCAGCCGGTGCAGCTTTTGACTATGATCCATATGATTCACAATACATCCTCCTTCACTCTATCCCTGCTCTGTATCAGCCTAAATCCTCAGTCTGTCCTCCGGGCACCTCGACTAGCGTACCGTCAACCTCCAGCCAGACAGCAGCCGCTCCCGGATTGTAGACCAAATCCCTTGCTGCCGAGAACAGCAGCCCCCGGCAAGCCTTCATGTAATGCACCAGCTCCAGATTGGTTGCATACCAGATGTCGCCGCGTCCGCCCGCCATGGTGCAGAAGCGCTCCATCAGATCCCAGTTGTGGTCAATGTCGAACTCGTAGCTGTGTCCCCATACATACATCAAGTACAGATACTGCCGCTTATGCAGCCCCACAAAAGCCTCCCCGTGAGCCAGCAGCTCCCGGTTATGATGACAGGTCGCCTGCCACTCCAGCCAGTCCTCCGGGAGGGCGAACCCGCCGCTAGACTGCACTGTGCGGGCATATTCAATGCCCAAATGCGGCAGCAGCGTCTTGATCTCCTGCGTATAGGAGCCGTTCGGATAAGACATCCCGCGCACCGGCTGACGGACCAGTCCTTCCAGCACCCTGCGGTCCTCCATAATCTCCTCCGCGACCAGCTCACGCGGGCAGCGCGCCAGCGTCGGATGACTCCGCGTATGCACGCTGACCTCATGTTCGTGGTAGAGCGCCGCAACCTCATCCGCCCTGATCCGGTCCCCTTCGCCAAGCAGCCCCGAATTCAGATGGAAGCTGCCCTTGATTCCATGCTGGTTGAACAGGCCGACCAGCCGTTCATCCGCCCGCCGTCCGTCATCATAGCTCATGGTCAGCGCCTTATGACGGCCTTGCGGATAGCAGTAATACACTCCCGGCATTGCTGTTAAACCTCCTTATCACCGAATTGTTCATCCGCCCAGCCACCTATCCCAGCTTCAGGGAGCATAGACGACCAGATCACTATATTCCGCTATCAGCGGGGCCATTTGGCGGAAGCCAAGTCTGCCTGCGCCGAGCAGCGGACCGAAGGACGAGCCATCATCCAACCAGTGCAGCACCGGCAATGCATTGATAGCAAAAGTGACAGCAGCCCCCCGCTTCACCAACAGCATCCGGTAGTCCGCAGTCATATCGGCGGTATCCGGCAGCGGGTCAGCGCCTTGGGCGACAAGGTGAAAGCCGTAGCTTTTGCGCAGATTACAGGTATGAAAAGCCCGCTCCTCCTCCCACATCCGGCGAAAATACGAGATATGATAGGCATCCATCTCCCCATGATGGTACTGGTCATATTCGCCCGTGCGGACCGGCAGGGACGGGTCGAACAGATCCTTGCCCCCGGCACCGGCAGCCGCGAAGAACAGAATGGCCAGCCCCGGCTCACGCAGCGGACGGAACCTCCAGGAGATGGCGAGCTCCGCCGGGAACACCTCGGGGCACCACAAGA
The window above is part of the Paenibacillus sp. FSL H8-0048 genome. Proteins encoded here:
- a CDS encoding M56 family metallopeptidase — encoded protein: MSWNEVGDMGIYIYDKSLTAAVMILAIITIRALALYKLPRRTFSILWAIVIIHLFVPFSVASPFNVYAGVNWLKQTMLGTKEVIVPVLANSLDRDNIMVLKMATDTPLASISMYMILWLAGMFVFAAYFFRTYLKCRREFAMSLPVPKECSAHWLNLYRTRRTVEIRQSDRIRSPLTYGVLRPVILLPKAMDWTDEAQMRYILAHEFVHIRRFDAVSKLVLVLTLSVHWFNPLIWVMVVLANRDIELSCDEAVIKGLGEHTRSAYAMTLIGMEENRGRLTFLFNHFSKNVMEERIESIMRIKKTTVAGIGLALAFIIGVPAVFAADAAAIPNHEAAGVTNESAITLSATDEDTGLISISEDGGVTWVQESEYQKNNPVIVWWTAEEYSKWLDQEKINLQSIVGAPGWSQERVDSAILRYEQELEQIKAGVKYSRTVDGDDNTSFVYTEGPIGISRIKDSNEN
- a CDS encoding BlaI/MecI/CopY family transcriptional regulator produces the protein MIIKLYDSELKVMDVLWKEGVLTAKQLAGILKEQVGWNKNTTYTVIKKCIEKGAIERIEPNFQCRAVLAREQVQQQETEELVNKIFDGSVDLLFAALLNKRNLSTEEVQRLKRLVNELE
- a CDS encoding MATE family efflux transporter; this translates as MQLQAPEPAKKWLEKYLSGDSMDYRQIIALFLPILIDQAFIIGLNLVNTAMISSSGMAAVSAVNMVDSLNIFLINVFVAIATGGTVVVAQYKGSRNDRMVSQATAGSVTSVSLLAVGIGLLLMSFHTPILNLLFGTASADVLDNARVYMIGSSISYLGIAVVQAVCGALRGVGRTRASLMLSLIMNVLYVILNVVFINLLDMGVLGMTLAVNIARYVGMACALIYLFKFDSVLRVQFRDLFHVPLTMLRKIMFIGVPFAAEQMFFNGGKLLTQIFIVSLGTYAIATNAIAGSLAMVFQIPASALSLTIVTVVGQCIGRGDVADARKFIKSFLWIGSASYALVALILMPLFHPLVSIFSPPAEIIDDLFVVLLVNAIAQIPLWAFSFILPSALRAAGDSRFTSIASMLTMWLFRVVFGYILGIVLGYGVLGVWLAMNCEWAVRGAVFLWRFRGKKWYAHKLI
- a CDS encoding glycoside hydrolase family 88/105 protein, producing the protein MGTGDEKAVLSTEEGHAVKGAALRAESVNTDAVQDSALRADSVKSTVKSSPPGSRGEVAQASVPAYFHPRHSIVRTAGDDTEAMLAVIANRYIGANPPQPPVYRVHLTNSFPRLADCRYRLNLKERLPELKEGEFVYAWGKLWSDADSEIPLALSCFGPVTVYVNGVAVFASNLNDDVFPDRKAFFRTGLKAGWNHFLLECTAVGTGCGGIFGTGSVKGAPLHFLAPAAERSGCEGWIYSAPQQSRWTLQPEGGGAPAGEAAARRAEPSQRVRCGEAAEAAEAALAARCVWYPAAGWPDDAAPRGNLARVLGAEPGAKALAWSRLAVSAPGGMDVRLSLRSRDVAALKVYVDGRLAAIQPEESAGLECMLPLSFGSHDLLVEAVCGGPGWGFRLEAAEAVPRVQAGDTEDSSCAALSSIGTLKLVSPYPVEGQTGPWLYLGPFLQSAAPQPMEAASMNAPFGEGAEECFWRVDRPGGAVRPYLESALYGRWNYPLGVTLYGLLRTGQALGDPHYSAYARGHIEQCTRLHAYSLWDRSRYGAPGINQQLALMDSLDDCGSFGATMLAAHAEQPLHGAPDTAAYIARYITEEQSRDKEGALYRTRGTTDFMQGTMWCDDLYMSTPFLSRYYLLTGDSAYLDDAVSQFLHYRNRLFQPELGIMHHVYDYKFSKPNGVAWGRGNGWVLFSLTELLEVLPEQHPQREELLEYYRQLCEGYLRLQDAAGLWHQVLTDPDSYAEASCSSMFVYAFARGVRRGWLTEPYPYTDAALRGWTALAEYCIDYQGNVYGVCRGSGYSFNKLYYKEQLTWQLNDTHGIGIVLLAGIEALELTRELEAQQYKL
- a CDS encoding FG-GAP-like repeat-containing protein gives rise to the protein MDHSQKLHRLAGLDISAAGPRCKMLLGDLDGDGRAELLLVQPDNRQDVRYIPHQVQCLTAYNLDGRLLWQTGTPDPGAGSQGSDYPAQIADIDGDGALEVLCVMKDQLYILEGATGKVKAVHPLPAKEAHDCIIIANLSGGDYPSDIILKDRYHQLWALDRNFRLLWTHQGNVGHYPWVYDLDGDGRDEVMAGYDLLSAEGKLLWSCKDLEDHADCLWVGDVNGDGVPELVIGGSVTVMYGRDGRELWRYEGSVESQHLALGRFRPDLPGLQIAGLDRLVREDDGKGLRGRDAMFLLDASGCELWKEERTTDGWLTIVEAVSRFWPEAPDYILAYRRGEAVLPALYDGYMNIVAEFSEQGYAVHGDLLGSGTEQVIIYTDELAAVYAGEAFPLQAVHPGQQLPQPKRLYSSTLYPGGEVAL
- a CDS encoding polysaccharide deacetylase family protein — translated: MPGVYYCYPQGRHKALTMSYDDGRRADERLVGLFNQHGIKGSFHLNSGLLGEGDRIRADEVAALYHEHEVSVHTRSHPTLARCPRELVAEEIMEDRRVLEGLVRQPVRGMSYPNGSYTQEIKTLLPHLGIEYARTVQSSGGFALPEDWLEWQATCHHNRELLAHGEAFVGLHKRQYLYLMYVWGHSYEFDIDHNWDLMERFCTMAGGRGDIWYATNLELVHYMKACRGLLFSAARDLVYNPGAAAVWLEVDGTLVEVPGGQTEDLG
- a CDS encoding DUF1961 family protein, which codes for MTVQQANAGVPEGWQEIYRNTLEGPAQAEGFHLEGEGVVTFPQGRLRLESTRGAEEGQKANVVLWCPEVFPAELAISWRFRPLREPGLAILFFAAAGAGGKDLFDPSLPVRTGEYDQYHHGEMDAYHISYFRRMWEEERAFHTCNLRKSYGFHLVAQGADPLPDTADMTADYRMLLVKRGAAVTFAINALPVLHWLDDGSSFGPLLGAGRLGFRQMAPLIAEYSDLVVYAP